The following nucleotide sequence is from Candidatus Delongbacteria bacterium.
TATTTCAAGCCTCTTTTTTGTACTGTTAAGGATTTTTAATATCTGAAACTTTTATTAATTTCTTTTAAAAAATCTTAGAGTTGTTCCACGAACTTCTTCACTATTTTCATTCCAGGTATCATTTGGAATCAATACCAAATAATTCTCATCTTCAATTCTAACAGTTGATGAAAAATCTCCTGATGCTTTGCTATCATCATTGTACTTCCATTTCAATTCAAAAGTATTATAATCTAAGCATACAACCTTACTGTCATAAGAACTTGTGATAATCAGTTCCTCACCGTCTTTGAAAATATCACCTATATAACAATCAAAGGTTTCTTTTGAACTATATGTTTCAGATTTTGGGAAGGCATTATTTGTGTAAGTTAGAGCTTCCATCATAAAAAAATCTATCTCCCCATCAATATTTTCAGTATTTCCAAGAATTCTGAATTGTGGATATGATGCATACCCAAAACCAGCTGTATTTATAATTTGCAGATTGTTCGGTATCTCATTATTAAAAAAATAACCATGTTCTAAATTACCATCTATATCGTAGTAAGCTGCTACAAAATCAGAATAAGGGGAGTCATATAGTATATAGCAGATTCCATCATTTACAGTAAAATCATACAGATTGAGGATATAATAAACAACGGAATTATATTCATAAAAATACCCTTGATAAAACCAATGCAACCAAATAAGATTACCTTCAGAATCCCATCTAGCCATTCCTGACTGAGTAACAGTAACAATATCTCCATTTGAATCTTCCACCGCTTTAAAAGAATCGGTGTTATCAAGAATTAGATCATCATCTTTTTTAATCCATTTCATTAAACCTTCATTATCAAAAACAGCGATAAAAGGGGTGCCACCACTGTTATTATGTGAAAAATAACCAGAAACTAAAAATCCTCCATCATTTGTAATCTCAAAATTTGTTAGGTAATGATAACCGATATTTTCTTCGTACTCCTTTTGCCAAATTAGATTGCCGGAACTATCTATTTTTTTCATAATCAAATGTTCGTTTCCTGAACCAAAGAGAACAATTGAATTATCAATACGCTTAATCATTTTGTAAAAAAACTCATTTTCAAACTTAATTTCAGAAGTAGTATCGAACTTCTCTTTATCAGAATCAGATTCAGTCGTAAAAATGCAAGAGTTAAAATATAACATCGTTGTTAGTGTCAAAATCAGTAACAAAAATTTCATGCTAGTCCCTTTTGTTTAGTTATAAAATTATTTAAACAATTAAAAGCTAAAATTGTTCATTGTGTCTATGTCATTCTAGTTTATAATCACAGTATTTGAATTTCCAAGATTAATAATCCAAAAATTTTGAAGTCCAGAGATGTACTGTCCTACATCTCTGGCTATAAAAATTATTCAATAATTTTCATTTCAGAAATTTTTATCTTAAACATTTCTGTTTGTTCGTTTGTAATTATAAGTTCATTGTTATTTTCAAATGTTATTGCTTCACATTGATCAGCAGAAATAGGTAAAAAATATTTTTTCCCATTAAAGTAATTGCCATCTTCTGATTCAAAAACCCAAACATTTTGATAAGTTAATACAGCCAGTCTCTTTCCATCAATTGAACAATCAGCGGCAGTCACATTACCACCTATTGGGAATTCAGAAATTTTTGTTACCGGTGTCTGTCCATTTGATTCCATAGAATCGAATCTGTAAAGTACTGTGTTAAAGTCAGATCTGTGCTTGGTTAGTAAATAGAGATTTTTTCCATTATGAAAAATTGCTTCACAATCAAAATTTCGTTTAACAGGTGGAAAACCATCTTGCTCTGGATAAAAAAAGTCAATTTTCTTGAAATATCTTGTCGCGTTTACTCCAAGTGGATTGGGTTCTTTTAGCATATAAATTGAAAGATCTTTTCTGGCATTTCCATTATTTCCACATGCAGCTATATATAGGAATCCGTTGTTATCAGCAGTAATATCTTCCCAATCTATATTTACAGCATCACTAATCATTAGCCCTTTATAGTCATCATCCCATTGTGGAGCTATCAATTTACCATTAATATCTATAGCAAAAATTCTTGCCTTATCACCTGAGTCATTTAAAGTCCAGTAAACATTATCAAATTGTCTGCTTTTTGCTAAACCTGAAGACTCATCAATTTTCTTGTCAGAAATTTTTGAATATGCTTCTAATTTCACATTTTCCATTTCAGGAAGTTTTATGTCATAATCACCAGCGAGCATTATAGATAAGACTACCAAAAGTTTGATCATTCTCTCCTACGCTTTCTTTGGAAGGAAACTTATATCCATCCAATTTTTCTTTTTTATATTATGTGGATCAGCTTTAATTGTAACAAACTCTCTATCAATATATGGTTCGGGATTAAACCAAAGGTTTGAACTTTTAAACTCATAAATCTCGTTTGTTCTGTCATCTTTCCATTCTGCAAGCAATCTAAAAGGATGAGCACCATTTACTCTTATAGAAGTGTTAAGTTCAACTCCACTAATTCTTGCCTCAATAATCTTGGTATAACTTAAAGCTTTTTTAGCTCTTCTTTTCTCTGAAGTACCGATGAAGTAGAACAGAGTTCCTAAAAATGTGAAAACTACTCCTATTATTCCTGTAACTAGAGAACCTGCCCACATATCACTGAAATCACTGGCAATTCTTGCATCTCTTGGATCTGCTGGATTATATCTTACATCAACAATTCTACCTGTAGTAAGGTCGGTAGTATTTGACGAGGATTTGTAATCATACAAATCCCCATTATCATCAAAGTACTCAACAATCGGAAAATAGGATATAGTTACATAACCATCCGAATCTTTACTTTCACTCTCGTAAAAATCAACAATAGTCCCTTTTGTGATCTTGGAAATTTT
It contains:
- a CDS encoding DUF3592 domain-containing protein, which codes for MKSFSIFGTIFGLIGIIMLILCVYFIFDTKEFIKISKITKGTIVDFYESESKDSDGYVTISYFPIVEYFDDNGDLYDYKSSSNTTDLTTGRIVDVRYNPADPRDARIASDFSDMWAGSLVTGIIGVVFTFLGTLFYFIGTSEKRRAKKALSYTKIIEARISGVELNTSIRVNGAHPFRLLAEWKDDRTNEIYEFKSSNLWFNPEPYIDREFVTIKADPHNIKKKNWMDISFLPKKA